The genomic segment TCACCGGAATGCTGAAGGGCTGGTTCAATATTCTGATATATGACAGCAATCGACGGGTCTATCATCTGGTCAACAGCAGATTGGGTATGCGGCCTTTGTATTACTACAATGGAGGTGGTTATTTCGTTTTTTCATCCAGATTAGGGCCGATGTTGAAACTTTCACTGATAAAAAAGAGGATCAATAAAAAATCGGTGGCAGACTACATTCTTTTCAACTATCCCCTTGCCGATAGTACATACATCGAAGGTGTTTCACTGCTGTCGCCGGCCAGCGTGTTGACGATTGGAGATACAGGTGTCACGCAGCGTAACTACTGGTCTCCAGTATCTTTGTTCGTCAGGAAACTCGTGCCTCTTGGTGATAGCATTGTCCACGCTGAGCGTCTTCTGAAAAAGGCGGTCAACAAAATGCATGCAGATGCCACCGTTGTTGGTGTTTCGCTTACAGGAGGATTTGATGGCAGGACAGTGCTCTCGCTGATCGACAAGGCAAAGGAAGATCTCATCCTTTACTCTTTTGGCGAGCCCGGTTCGAAAGATATCAGCATTCCCCTTGCGATATCCAGGCAATTATCCTATGAATATTTGCCGATAAGCCTGGATGACGATTACGGAAACAGTATATTTACCGGGTACGCGAAGGAATGCATTATTCGTTCTGATTGCCGGAGTACGCTTGCCAGAGCACATTATCTCTATGCCCTCGATGTACTCAGCCGTCGCGTGGGCGTGGTTCTGACCGGCAACTGCGGAAGTGAATTGATCAGGCCGGTCCACGTTACCGGTGAGGTGATCAGCGCCAACATGAGGAATTTTTTCAGACTGCTCAATAGTGAAAGCATAGCCAATACGTTTGACCGGTTCAGGGTGCCCAAATATTTCACGAGAGAGGAGATCATTCTGCTGAAGAGCAGGATCTGCGAATCCCTGCGGGATTATGCTTTGAACAGCCAAGGGTTGACTCTGAACCAGAGATTTTATCTTTTCCTTGTCAAAGAGGTTTTCAGGAAATATTTCGGGACAGAAATGGCAATGGAGGACGGATATGTGCACAACCGTTCACCATATCTTGAGGATAACTTCATCGATTTCATTTTCAAGACACCTCTGTGCGGTGCGAATTATGATTTCTATGAGAAAAATCCATTCGTTAGGATCAACGGTCAGCTTCTCTATGCCCGGATAATCAACAATAACAACACGAGGCTGGCAAGGTTTCCCACCAGCAAGATGTATGCTCCGAGTGACCTGCTGACCGGTGTCGGCAGGATCAAAGCGGGATTTTCATTTCTCTACCGCAGACTGCTCGGGACCAACGGTGACGGCTATGGTCTTGATTTAGGAGTGGAAAGGTTCATGCGAGAGAATCTGGAAAATGTTGATGGTGTAGAATTTTTGAATACCGGAGAGATGCTCGACGACTTCAGAGACGGCACCTGGAAAAAACACAAACTCGATTTCTACAAGGCAATTTCCTGGGCTTATTGGTACAAGCACACCTTTGACCTATGATACGCGCACTTCATGTAGTCAGTTCGTGGCCGACAGAACGAAAACCATTTGTGAAGCCGTTTATCGTTTCGCAGATCGATTCCCTGAGAGAATCCGGGATCGTAGTGGATGTCATGAATCTTGATGCAACCGGGGATTCGTTCAACTACTTGTCCGGCATGTTCAAGATCCACAGCAGGGTCAGAAGGCAGCAATATGATTTGATACATGCACACTACAGTTATTGTGGTTGGAGTGCCATTTTTCAAAGAAGGGTACCGGTCATAGTTTCTCTGATGGGTAGTGACCTTTATGGTATATTGAACGGACGCGGTAGTCAGACGCCAGCTGGTCTGTTCAACATATTATCAACAAAGGTACTTCTGAAATTGGTGAACGCGGTGATCGTTAAATCGGAAAGGATGGCAGAATTGGTCAATGTGGGTAACGTTTTTGTCATACCCAACGGAGTGGACTTTGGAGTGTTCAAGCCGAATTCAAAGAGAAGAACAGGACAAACCCTTTCAGCCGACAGGAGAGTGCTCTTTTTGGGCAATCCCAGCCTCCGAAGGAAAAACCTTCTGCTTGCTCAGGGTGCAATGGCCATGGTCAGGAGACGATATCCAGCTGCGCGGCTGGTCAGCGCTTTCGGTGTCGGTCAAGAGAAGGTCGTGGAACTGATGAATTCGTCAGATCTACTGTTGCTTACATCGCTGCAGGAAGGTTCTCCCAATGTAGTGAAAGAATCCATGGCGTGCAATC from the candidate division WOR-3 bacterium genome contains:
- a CDS encoding asparagine synthase-related protein; the protein is MRSARARIIESDFMLMLHSLTGGRVTTMKDEKHLLGVAGSDNMRGAAQYCTNQDSTIHCMIDGDVFIDKDDQQAIARHYGMRGVTQPYFLVPFLYEKSGVDFTGMLKGWFNILIYDSNRRVYHLVNSRLGMRPLYYYNGGGYFVFSSRLGPMLKLSLIKKRINKKSVADYILFNYPLADSTYIEGVSLLSPASVLTIGDTGVTQRNYWSPVSLFVRKLVPLGDSIVHAERLLKKAVNKMHADATVVGVSLTGGFDGRTVLSLIDKAKEDLILYSFGEPGSKDISIPLAISRQLSYEYLPISLDDDYGNSIFTGYAKECIIRSDCRSTLARAHYLYALDVLSRRVGVVLTGNCGSELIRPVHVTGEVISANMRNFFRLLNSESIANTFDRFRVPKYFTREEIILLKSRICESLRDYALNSQGLTLNQRFYLFLVKEVFRKYFGTEMAMEDGYVHNRSPYLEDNFIDFIFKTPLCGANYDFYEKNPFVRINGQLLYARIINNNNTRLARFPTSKMYAPSDLLTGVGRIKAGFSFLYRRLLGTNGDGYGLDLGVERFMRENLENVDGVEFLNTGEMLDDFRDGTWKKHKLDFYKAISWAYWYKHTFDL
- a CDS encoding glycosyltransferase, which gives rise to MIRALHVVSSWPTERKPFVKPFIVSQIDSLRESGIVVDVMNLDATGDSFNYLSGMFKIHSRVRRQQYDLIHAHYSYCGWSAIFQRRVPVIVSLMGSDLYGILNGRGSQTPAGLFNILSTKVLLKLVNAVIVKSERMAELVNVGNVFVIPNGVDFGVFKPNSKRRTGQTLSADRRVLFLGNPSLRRKNLLLAQGAMAMVRRRYPAARLVSAFGVGQEKVVELMNSSDLLLLTSLQEGSPNVVKESMACNLPVVSTDVGDVREVIGDTDGCYITSFAPEDVAEKIVRALDFGRETNGRKQIAHLEIGIVARRIIQVYEDILEGKKRR